The Desulfobaculum bizertense DSM 18034 genome includes a region encoding these proteins:
- a CDS encoding solute carrier family 23 protein, producing the protein MSNQSELHLTIGVNESLSPGKALLLGLQHVLAMDLYIAPIVLAGILSMTVSETAFFIQMTFFAAGCATLIQTGFGIRLPVMQGPSYVPIGALAAIGHSMGLATVFGSLLSGAVFITLLGWPFKMLGRIVRRFIPPLVGGTVIVVVGIALMPVALNGVYHAPGDIVHNCYVALAAAVALVALMIIGSRVTGAGTILRLTSVILAMAIGTLVGAYFGIVDFSPVTKAAWFSLPKIFPFGTPKFDLSASLTLIFIYLVVLVETTGTWFAVGAVTGQELDDKRLNGGAVGEGLGCLLGTLFGGTPVTGYSTNAGIIAVTGVASRWAIMGGGVVLMFLGLMPKLMNVIACIPGVVINGVFAVICVVIAMNGFRVVKGIKLDERNMLVIGLPVLLTLAAVLMPKELVNQLPELVRYLVASGIAVGAISAVVLNLILPENKE; encoded by the coding sequence ATGAGCAATCAGAGCGAACTGCACTTGACCATTGGCGTGAACGAATCGCTTTCGCCGGGTAAGGCCCTTCTTCTTGGCCTTCAGCATGTCTTGGCGATGGATTTGTACATTGCCCCCATCGTCCTCGCGGGAATTCTTTCCATGACTGTCTCTGAGACAGCATTTTTTATTCAGATGACCTTTTTTGCCGCAGGCTGTGCGACACTGATTCAGACAGGATTTGGCATTCGTCTGCCTGTCATGCAGGGACCGTCTTACGTCCCGATTGGTGCTCTGGCGGCAATTGGCCACTCAATGGGACTTGCCACGGTTTTTGGCTCGCTTCTGAGTGGCGCTGTGTTCATCACACTTCTGGGCTGGCCCTTCAAAATGCTTGGCCGCATTGTGCGCCGTTTCATCCCCCCGCTCGTTGGCGGAACAGTGATCGTGGTGGTTGGAATTGCGCTGATGCCTGTTGCCCTGAATGGCGTGTATCACGCTCCCGGTGACATTGTGCACAACTGCTACGTGGCTCTTGCTGCGGCTGTTGCGCTGGTTGCCCTGATGATTATTGGCTCCCGTGTGACCGGAGCTGGAACCATCCTGCGCCTGACCTCTGTCATTCTCGCAATGGCAATCGGTACTCTTGTTGGCGCATACTTTGGCATTGTGGATTTCTCCCCTGTGACCAAGGCTGCCTGGTTCTCCCTGCCGAAGATTTTCCCCTTTGGCACTCCCAAATTTGACCTTTCTGCGTCTCTGACGCTTATCTTTATTTATCTTGTTGTGCTGGTGGAAACCACAGGCACATGGTTTGCCGTTGGTGCTGTCACCGGTCAGGAACTCGACGACAAGCGCCTGAATGGTGGTGCTGTTGGTGAGGGCCTTGGCTGCTTGCTTGGCACGCTGTTTGGTGGCACACCTGTGACCGGATATTCCACAAACGCTGGTATCATTGCTGTTACCGGTGTTGCCAGCCGCTGGGCCATCATGGGTGGCGGTGTGGTTCTGATGTTCCTGGGCCTGATGCCCAAACTTATGAACGTTATCGCCTGTATCCCCGGTGTGGTCATCAATGGCGTTTTCGCAGTGATCTGCGTTGTTATCGCCATGAATGGCTTCCGTGTCGTCAAGGGCATTAAACTTGACGAGCGAAACATGCTGGTGATTGGACTGCCCGTGCTGCTGACGCTGGCCGCAGTGCTTATGCCCAAGGAACTCGTGAATCAGCTTCCTGAGCTGGTACGTTACCTTGTTGCTTCTGGCATTGCTGTTGGTGCTATTTCTGCTGTTGTTCTGAACCTCATTCTGCCTGAGAACAAAGAATAG